In the genome of Coraliomargarita algicola, one region contains:
- a CDS encoding aminotransferase class V-fold PLP-dependent enzyme has translation MTASTFDYTRVRADFPILFSEVRGKPLTYLDNGATSQKPASVIEAIDRYYRAENSNIHRGVHYLSEKATDAYESARAKVAQFIAAPDPDEIIFVRGATEGINLVAHGFIETQLSEGDEILITHMEHHANIVPWQIAAEKTGAILKVVPVNDTGELDLEAFTDLLSERTKLVAMVHVSNALGTINPAKALIQEAHARGVPVLLDGCQSVPHMPVDVAELGCDFFVFSGHKVFGPTGVGVLWGKREWLERFPPYQSGGDMIERVDFDGTTYKGIPGKFEAGTPHIEGVIGLAAAIDYVNRIDRAGALAHEQALLIDATEKLSAVDGLRIIGTAQQKASILSFVINEIHPHDIGTFLDADGVAVRAGHHCTQPLLKRYGVPATARASFSFYNNFEDVDRLVSAVTKMQRFFG, from the coding sequence ATGACTGCATCAACATTTGATTACACCCGCGTGCGCGCGGATTTTCCAATTCTCTTTTCTGAGGTTCGGGGCAAGCCTTTGACTTATTTGGACAACGGAGCCACTTCGCAAAAGCCTGCCTCTGTGATTGAGGCGATCGATCGCTACTACCGAGCGGAGAATTCCAATATTCACCGAGGGGTCCACTATCTTAGTGAGAAGGCGACCGATGCTTACGAATCTGCACGCGCGAAGGTGGCTCAGTTTATTGCTGCGCCAGATCCCGACGAAATTATTTTTGTACGCGGAGCGACCGAGGGCATCAATCTAGTGGCGCATGGTTTTATAGAGACTCAACTTTCGGAGGGAGATGAGATTCTCATCACCCACATGGAGCATCACGCCAATATTGTGCCATGGCAAATCGCTGCCGAAAAGACCGGCGCCATACTCAAGGTAGTGCCGGTGAACGATACCGGAGAGCTCGATTTGGAAGCGTTCACGGACTTGCTTAGCGAGCGCACTAAACTGGTCGCAATGGTGCATGTTTCCAATGCCTTGGGCACTATCAATCCCGCGAAGGCTTTGATTCAAGAAGCGCACGCGCGCGGAGTGCCCGTGCTGCTGGATGGCTGCCAATCGGTGCCGCATATGCCGGTGGACGTGGCTGAGCTGGGCTGCGACTTTTTTGTCTTTTCAGGGCATAAAGTCTTTGGTCCCACGGGAGTCGGCGTCCTCTGGGGGAAGCGTGAATGGTTAGAGCGCTTTCCGCCTTATCAAAGCGGGGGCGATATGATTGAGCGGGTGGACTTCGATGGCACGACTTATAAGGGGATTCCTGGTAAATTTGAGGCCGGCACGCCTCACATCGAAGGAGTCATCGGTCTCGCGGCAGCGATCGATTATGTCAATCGCATCGATCGTGCGGGAGCACTTGCGCATGAGCAGGCCTTGCTGATCGATGCCACTGAAAAGCTTTCCGCTGTGGATGGTTTGCGTATTATAGGAACCGCGCAGCAAAAGGCCTCTATTCTTTCGTTTGTGATTAATGAGATCCATCCGCACGATATCGGGACTTTCCTGGACGCCGATGGCGTTGCGGTCAGAGCCGGGCACCATTGCACGCAACCACTGTTGAAGCGTTATGGCGTGCCAGCTACGGCCCGGGCCTCTTTTTCGTTTTACAATAACTTTGAAGATGTTGATCGTTTAGTCTCAGCTGTCACCAAAATGCAGCGTTTCTTCGGATAA
- a CDS encoding PEP-CTERM sorting domain-containing protein has product MKLINRALTTTTLALAACSSVEAAFEMNIVGVLPPTVGTVEPGGTVVTPVNGAQAQFELSLLDTDTMATSTGYLQVTLDSFTSDLTKHSITTGQGHSDRVGILIEGGSNRSATYTFSFYQDSDFLVPLELDFVMQVADIDSSEQFSVSDAAFSGYTLSSGTQLVELYPVAPGFIGLTNSAGENPDKANPQAAANFQSIANVSSFQVIVAGSATGYGSEFQFDFTPDIVVPEPSTYACLLGIVAFSTVALRRRRF; this is encoded by the coding sequence ATGAAACTTATAAATCGAGCGCTTACAACCACGACATTAGCACTTGCAGCGTGCAGCAGTGTTGAGGCCGCATTTGAAATGAATATTGTTGGTGTACTGCCTCCGACGGTGGGCACGGTGGAGCCCGGTGGCACTGTAGTGACGCCAGTCAATGGTGCGCAAGCTCAGTTTGAACTCAGTTTGTTGGATACGGATACAATGGCGACATCTACGGGCTATTTGCAGGTGACACTCGATAGCTTTACTTCGGATTTAACAAAACACAGTATCACCACTGGACAAGGGCATTCCGATCGTGTCGGCATTTTGATTGAAGGCGGAAGTAATCGTTCAGCGACCTACACTTTCAGTTTTTACCAAGACTCCGATTTTTTGGTTCCACTTGAGTTGGATTTTGTGATGCAGGTGGCTGACATTGATAGTTCAGAGCAATTTTCTGTGAGTGATGCTGCTTTTAGCGGATATACACTTAGCTCTGGTACGCAATTAGTAGAGTTGTATCCGGTCGCACCTGGTTTCATCGGCTTGACTAATTCTGCAGGGGAGAACCCAGATAAGGCAAATCCACAGGCTGCTGCAAATTTTCAGAGTATTGCAAATGTCAGTAGCTTTCAGGTGATCGTAGCGGGTTCGGCTACAGGCTACGGAAGCGAATTTCAATTCGACTTCACGCCCGACATTGTGGTGCCGGAGCCATCCACTTACGCATGCTTATTGGGTATTGTTGCGTTTTCGACTGTGGCGCTACGCCGACGTAGGTTCTAG
- a CDS encoding helix-turn-helix domain-containing protein, which produces MPRNLTTYTKAARAGILDLVKNLAENAPLPSLRQLADQFDLHSTTIFRLLHDLEAEGYVWQGPNRRFYPASAQSHTLQGKPICFIGRQIQDWSQLYQEIFEGVTEICTTNGSPLILHSSPTLVQVPVELEPAIIATEAEQKSELQKLLRTIPKGCAGFIFDHLWCDAALEQIPFPRNQCIQLLSGSETHAKVITPNYSAGAQLIADYVQSRAFNQVYLVESTPEEPLLHRSVAQMQETLATLSTHSLSYYDEKAVNELVRQIPPHSCFICTEDNTALGLASRIREADRKTVEMVAIQGTGIVTAPHTRLRYDYRRLGRSAASSILHGTALKQMAPRLVTQQEDD; this is translated from the coding sequence ATGCCACGCAATCTCACAACGTACACCAAAGCCGCCCGAGCTGGCATACTCGATCTAGTAAAAAATCTGGCAGAAAATGCACCTCTGCCCTCCTTAAGGCAGTTGGCCGATCAATTCGATTTACACTCGACCACCATCTTTCGCCTCCTCCACGATCTCGAAGCTGAGGGCTATGTATGGCAAGGTCCCAACCGTCGATTTTATCCCGCCAGTGCACAGAGTCATACACTGCAAGGTAAGCCGATTTGCTTTATCGGTCGACAAATTCAGGACTGGAGCCAGCTCTATCAAGAAATCTTCGAAGGTGTCACTGAAATTTGCACGACGAATGGCAGCCCCCTCATTTTACACTCCTCCCCCACACTTGTGCAGGTGCCCGTTGAGCTGGAACCAGCTATTATTGCAACCGAAGCGGAACAAAAATCCGAACTGCAAAAATTGCTTAGAACAATTCCCAAAGGCTGTGCTGGGTTTATCTTTGACCACCTATGGTGCGATGCCGCGCTCGAACAGATCCCCTTTCCACGCAATCAATGCATACAACTGCTAAGTGGCTCCGAAACACATGCCAAAGTCATCACACCCAATTACTCCGCTGGCGCACAACTCATAGCCGACTACGTACAATCGCGCGCATTCAATCAAGTCTATCTCGTTGAAAGCACTCCCGAGGAACCGCTCTTGCATCGCAGTGTGGCTCAAATGCAAGAGACACTAGCGACTCTATCCACTCATAGCCTCTCGTATTACGACGAAAAAGCTGTGAACGAGTTGGTTCGTCAAATTCCACCGCATAGCTGCTTTATATGTACGGAGGACAACACCGCCCTCGGCCTCGCTTCCCGCATCCGAGAGGCCGATCGAAAAACCGTAGAGATGGTTGCCATCCAAGGCACAGGTATCGTGACAGCACCGCACACACGTTTACGCTACGACTATCGCCGTCTCGGCCGCTCCGCGGCCTCCAGTATATTACACGGCACAGCACTCAAACAAATGGCTCCGCGCTTAGTGACGCAACAGGAAGACGATTAG
- a CDS encoding glycoside hydrolase family 52 protein encodes MRLPTEKNSFHAQHSAVGAHSSFTLGMHGAPGGLALEKGQPADGAVYVGTIVNDQITVLPFFEHMNNSEIARFDHQNQPETCHDALTVLEAKDITRDYRFASDHFITDDIHFEVISPFGDLPDPSTADQATNKRAACPVVFAKLTVDNRQGKQTKTALFALGEHGCPMPIHEPGKFTGFLFGNGNLGFATDALVEPLQTFDLSKAKKPDGTQLVPRFGGSYGFMMAVAPGECREMHISLGTFRSGTATLGLEMPYWYTRFFTNLRDVLEYALEHKDWYYQQAAQRDTELEAATLSDAQKFLIAHASHSYYGSTQWFDDSGKPFWNVNEGEYRMHNTFDLTVDMLFYEMRYSPWTVKNVLETFIQRYSYYDEVRLPNSDTTYPGGISFTHDQGNHNNFSPEGYSSYEISGIDRRCFSYMTHEQLVNWICCTGVYVCQSQDRAFLTRHLKTVKDSYTSMLNRDHPDPTQRTGVMGCESSRCNGGGEITTYDSLDSSLGQARNNLYLAVKSWAAYLALAELFRQTDETVLAQQATASAKLCAATVMSKWDDVLGYIPAVFEDDNQSAIIPAIEGLVFPK; translated from the coding sequence ATGAGACTCCCCACCGAGAAAAATTCCTTCCATGCCCAACACTCCGCTGTGGGCGCACACAGTTCGTTCACCCTAGGCATGCATGGAGCCCCTGGCGGCCTGGCTCTGGAAAAGGGGCAACCCGCGGACGGCGCAGTCTACGTGGGCACCATCGTGAATGATCAAATCACTGTGCTACCTTTTTTTGAGCACATGAACAATTCGGAAATCGCACGCTTCGATCACCAAAACCAGCCCGAGACCTGCCATGATGCATTGACAGTGCTAGAGGCTAAAGACATCACCCGCGATTATCGCTTTGCTAGCGATCACTTCATCACCGACGACATTCACTTCGAAGTCATCTCTCCCTTTGGGGACTTACCCGACCCTAGTACAGCCGATCAAGCCACAAATAAGCGTGCGGCCTGCCCTGTCGTCTTTGCCAAACTCACAGTCGACAACCGCCAAGGGAAGCAAACTAAAACGGCACTCTTCGCACTGGGCGAACACGGCTGTCCGATGCCCATCCACGAACCCGGCAAGTTCACTGGTTTCCTCTTCGGCAATGGAAATCTCGGCTTCGCCACCGATGCCCTCGTGGAACCACTACAGACATTTGACTTATCTAAGGCTAAAAAGCCCGATGGCACGCAACTCGTACCACGCTTCGGAGGCAGTTACGGATTCATGATGGCTGTAGCTCCTGGTGAGTGCCGCGAGATGCATATCAGTCTCGGCACCTTTCGTTCCGGCACCGCCACACTAGGTCTCGAAATGCCCTACTGGTACACACGCTTCTTTACCAATTTACGCGATGTGCTGGAATACGCACTCGAACATAAAGATTGGTATTACCAACAAGCCGCTCAACGTGATACCGAACTGGAGGCCGCCACACTCAGCGATGCACAGAAATTTCTAATCGCGCATGCCTCTCACTCTTACTACGGCTCCACCCAGTGGTTTGACGATTCCGGCAAACCCTTCTGGAATGTAAATGAAGGAGAATACCGCATGCATAACACTTTCGACCTAACCGTCGACATGCTCTTCTACGAGATGCGCTATTCTCCATGGACAGTGAAAAATGTATTGGAAACCTTCATACAGCGCTACTCGTACTACGATGAAGTTCGACTCCCCAACAGCGACACGACCTACCCTGGCGGCATTAGCTTTACCCACGACCAAGGCAATCACAACAACTTCTCCCCCGAAGGTTACTCTAGCTATGAAATCAGTGGCATCGACCGTCGCTGTTTCTCTTACATGACACATGAGCAGCTCGTCAACTGGATCTGCTGCACGGGCGTCTATGTCTGTCAGAGTCAGGACCGTGCGTTTCTGACGCGTCATTTAAAGACAGTCAAAGACAGCTACACTTCCATGCTCAACCGCGACCACCCAGACCCCACACAACGCACAGGCGTGATGGGCTGCGAATCCAGCCGTTGTAACGGAGGCGGCGAAATCACCACTTACGATTCACTCGACAGCTCGCTCGGCCAGGCACGTAACAATCTCTATCTCGCAGTCAAATCATGGGCGGCCTATCTCGCGCTCGCCGAGCTCTTCCGACAAACCGACGAAACCGTGCTCGCACAACAAGCCACAGCCTCCGCCAAACTGTGTGCCGCCACCGTCATGAGCAAATGGGACGATGTTTTAGGCTATATCCCCGCAGTATTCGAAGACGACAATCAGAGCGCAATCATTCCAGCCATCGAGGGTTTGGTCTTCCCCAAGTAA